In the genome of Terriglobales bacterium, the window GCGGCAGAAAGTTCGGCAACACCTTGGCCGCGGCCTGATATTCCTCCAGAGCAGCCTCTTGCTTCTGCTCCGCTTCACAAATTGTCCCGAGATAGTAATGAGGTAAACCATCATCAGGCGCAATTTGCGTCGCCTGCTGCAAAAGGGTTGTAGCTTCTGCCCGCTTTTCATCATTCAAATAAGCAACACCTAAATGAAGCAACGCTGGTTCGTACTTCGGATTGATTCGCAGCACTACCTCAAATTCGTCTTCAGCGAGCTTGAATTGCCGGTTCTGAGCCAGCAGCGAGCCGAGTTCATCGTGAATTTCGATGGTGCTCGGTGCGAGCTGCAGCGCGATCTTCATCTCCGCAATCGCATCGGTGATTCTGTTCTGTGCGCTCAGCGCACGGGCTAAAGCTTCGTGCGCCTGCGGCTGCTGTGGAGCAAGGCGAACCGTGGTCCGCAGTTCCGCGACCGCTTCGCCCACCTTGCCGTTTTGTAAGAAGGCTTGCCCAAGATACATGTGAGCGATAGCCAGACTTGGCCGCAAACGAGTTACAGCCTCAAAGTGGACAATCGCTTTGTCGATCTTCCCTTCCTTTAGGAGGGTCTGTGCCAGTGCATTCTGCGCGTCGGCATTGCGGGGATTCGCTTTGATCGCCTGCTGAAAAGCAGCTTCTGCGTCTGCAATCTTGCCTTGGTCCATGGCCTTGAGCCCACTCTCATAGGCTTTCATGTCAGGCGATGTGCTGGTCTGGGCCAGTGATAAACAGCAAATGACGCTGCTTAGAAGCATGTAACGACAGATTGTCTTGACACGATTTCGCTGGAAAAGTAGGACCACGGAGGCTAAGTAGAAGTATTTGTTAGCTTACGTGCAAAAGAAGGATTATTTCAATGCTAAGGCGCTGCGCGCCTTCCATTCCAAAGCAGACTGCGGGATACTTTCTGGAACCTCGATTCCACAGGATTTGACGTTCTCCGTGTTTTTCAAGCGTGATCTTGCAGCGAACTCATTTATCCCCATGGTATACGCAATCGTGTTGCTGGTGACGAGCACGGCCACTGCGCAGTTAAAGGCGATTGATCTTTCCGGCAACAGGATTGATCTGGCGCAAGCTGCTCATGGAAGGACGAACGTCCTGATATTCGTCAGAACTGATTGCCCTATTTCGAATCGGTACGCACCGACCTTACAGAAACTCCGGGCGCGGTACGCGGAAAAAGCGACATTCTGGCTGGTTTATCCCGA includes:
- a CDS encoding redoxin family protein — translated: MQKKDYFNAKALRAFHSKADCGILSGTSIPQDLTFSVFFKRDLAANSFIPMVYAIVLLVTSTATAQLKAIDLSGNRIDLAQAAHGRTNVLIFVRTDCPISNRYAPTLQKLRARYAEKATFWLVYPDKAESAAAIKRYLHDYNYKQISAVRDPEHALVKLAHAQITPEAAVFNANSRLVYRGRIDNWFQGFGHARPQPTTHDLEDAIQAAIEGKPIAVAETQAIGCFISDLQ